The stretch of DNA GCCGGGAATCCACGGCAGCGGTTCGTCGCGTAACTCCGGGAGGATGCCACGACAGATGAGCCAGTCCAGTGGATTCACGCCAGCTGCGTGTACGCGCACCAGTAGTTCGTCGTTGTCAGGCTTTGGACGTGGCACACTTTCGTAAGTCAGCGCGTCTGTTCCGTCGGTTTCTGTGAGCTGAATCGTTTTCATATTAGTCGTCTGCCTCGCAGTCGGTCGTATGGACAACTGACTGTTGGTTCGGTTTCGGATGAGTCGAAACGCCTGCATAAACAACGAGTTCTTGCCCCAATCGGCGCGTCCGCTCGGCGACATCTGAGTCGCTGATACCATCGTCGGTGATCAATGCGTGCGAGTTGGGAATCGCAACCTCCGTCGGTAAAGTCCAGGCACGAAGCGTTCGGCTGACAGTTCGAAGGTGGGTAAGTGCCGAGCCAGGAAACTCCCCCGCTGCAACTTCGAGCAAACCGACAGTCTTTCCCTCAAATTCGTCACGGCCACAGTAGTCAAGCGCATTCTTGAGTGTCCCAGAGTAGGACCCGTGGTAATTGGGCGTCCCGAGCAGGACGCTATCAGCCTCACTAATGGTTTTCTGAAGGGCCTCAGCGTCCGGGATCGCTGTGTTGACAGCATTCAAACTCGGTAAGTCGTAGGACCGCAGATCTACGAATTCCGTCGTCGCACCTGCCTCCTCTGCGGCTATGAGGGATACATTCGTGGCGATACGTGTCCGACTTTCGTCACGCAAACTGCCACAAATTGCAACCACGTGTGGGGTGCTTCGGTTTGTCATCAGCACTAGAAAGAGTATGCCGACAGAAAAACCATTCCTAATCTGATATTTTGTAGCGTGATTTGCAAAAGCAAATTTTAGCAACTTGATCCCACTACTCTGATGTGGTCAACTTCTGCTAGTCATTATGAGCGATTCGCGCGCTGCATCTTGCATGCGGTGCGAGAAACCTCTATTACCTGATATCTGAAGAGACAGGACAATCGCATTAACCGACAGTTGACGAACCATTACAGGTAGTCATTCAGCGTTTCGTAGGCGTCCTCGGGATACTGATTTGGTTCGGCGACCCCCCAAAGCACCCCCTTGACGGCGGCCTTCGGGTACACTCCGTCCTCGATGTGTTCACAGAGGATCGTGAGATTCCGCGTCGAGAGCGTGGGCCAGGACTCGTTCTCCCGGGTCTGGTGGGCGAACTGGACGATCTTCTTGAGCGTCGGTCGGTCCACAACGGGTTCACCGTTGTTCACCTGCCTATCGAGCGTATCCACTTCTTCCTCGACATCCTGAATGTAGGGCTGCTCGAACGAGCGGAAGCGGCCTCTCGTTGCCGAGTTCATCGGCTCCGAATCCCGGTACTCGCGTGTCGGCGGATTCATAGTGATGACCATTCGAGCCGACGGGTGCGGCTCGACGAGTTCACCGTGGCTCTTCACCAGGAGTGTCCCCTCGTTCAGGAGTTGATGTAACGCAATAGCAGCGCCAGCCTGCATGACGGGGAACTCGTTGATGACGATCGTATCGCCGTTCAGAAGGCCCTGTTTCACGGCGCCGTTGCGAGGAACGATGACGTCGCCATCCGGGACGAGCGGGCCGAAGAGGTCTTCGGGTTCGGTCGCTCGGTCGACATCGATTGACTGGTAGCCCCGGTTTGTCTTGTGGCACAGATACTTGAGAAGGTAATTCTTCCCCGACCCACGCGGCCCGACCACCCGAATCGGGACGAGGCCACGAGCGAGTTTCTTCGCGATGAGTTCATCGAGGGGGAGCTGGAAGCGTGGGTCGATGGGGACGGCTGGTGGGACGACCTCGCCGTTGTCGTCGACCGGGAGCGCGTCATAGGCTGCGTCGGGGTGAGTCGCGGCCTTCGGGACGCTCGGGTAGTCGGGATCGTCGAGGATGTGCAGGCCTGTGGGGACAGGACTCCCGGCATTGCGGCCGATGTCGGAAACGTACATTCCTCGCTCGTCTTCGGGCTCCCACCCCTCGGAGCGGTACAGAGGTTCTCCGACGGAATCCGTGACGAGCGAGAGGTCGGTGACGCGAGCGGCAGCCCGTTCGGTGTCGGGATCGATCCGTTGGCCGTAGTAGGTGGCGGCGTTCTTCGCAAGCCGGAGTCCAACGGGGACATGCGTGGCGGCCTCTTTGAGGAGGTTCTCGGCGCGGCTCTCGGTGAGCGTGCTGGTGAGGCCGGCGATGTGGTCAACGCTGGCGTCCGCAAGCGTCGCAAAATCGTCGTACCCGGCGTCTTGGAGGGCGTCGTTAATCGTGTCGGTCACGACGCTGATCTCGCGGAAGTCAACGTCGGTGTCTTGCCGGAGTTCGCCGAAGGCATCGGTGATGACCCTGGGTTCGGTCCCCTGTGGTGAAACGCCGGTGATGGTGGCGTTCCCGCCCGAAGAGCGATTTAGCGTGTAGATGCCGGCGTCCTCCCCCTCGTCGATGAGGTCGGCGGCGTCCTGGTCGGAGAGGTCGACGTAGTCGGACACTCGTAGCGCCACTCGCTCGACAGGGACGTTGCCTCCTTCACGTTGGAGGAGTCGGTTCACGAGGTGTGAGAGGACAACCTGGCCTTCGGGAGTGGTGTCGCCACTCGCGGTGGATGCTGAGGACATGAGTTCTGGTGGTCGAGGCGTTCTGTCTGGGCCTTTCCAGCCCCTTCACCTGTCGGGGGGCGACAAAATGGCGTTCCACCGTCAGAGACCGTGCAACGGTCGGTGTCTAGAATCGAGTTCCGAATAGAGAAACGAGGTACGGCTCTCGATTATTACTCCATTCGTCTGATTGTTGAAAGAGTGGTTACCCAGAAAACGGGTATCTGTCCTCAACGGCATCAGCGAAATCGAACGCCTCAACCAGTTGAACGTGGTTCTCGTAGCCGTGTTGAGAAAGTGCTCGCTCAATCCCTCGGAATGCGGCCCTGTCGTTCGTGTAGATCGCTACCGAGTTCGTGCGTCCATCTTCCAAGAGCGTCGCAGCTGCCCCACCCACTTCTGCATCAGCTTGCTCTATCGTATGCTCGGGACGGCCGGTAGCAGCGGAGATGTAGTGTCGGACCATGTCCATCGTGGCCGAAACGACGGGATTCGAGTACTCAACGTCATCCAGAATCTGCACCCAGCCGGCTTCTATCGCATCGTCAATTGGCGGGTGGCTGTGGGGATAGGAGTCCGGCGTGAGTTCTTCGTACACTCGCTGCGGGACCAAGAGAACGACATCGTGTTCGGTCACCGCCCGTTCGAGGAGGTCAATCGTATCGTGACGCTCGAAGCGAATGAAGAGATTTGCGTCGATGAGGTAGCTCTCGACATCGGGAAAGAGGTGTTCCGACACGGTTGCTACTCGTCGATTTGCTCGTCAACGTCTGCGTCCAACGCCTCGATATCGAGGTCAGTCGAGATATCGTCCTCCACATCAACGATAATCTCTTGGAGTTCCTGGAGGATTGTTTCGGCTTCAAGGACCGGGATCTCCTGCTCCCGAGCCATAATCCGGGCAGTCATCTCCGATTCCGCGTATGCCCGTGCGTACTCGATGGCCGTCGCCAGACCGCTGATTCCGTGGCGGTCGATGTAGAGTTCGATATTCTCGTTCGAATCGCGTTGAGCTAGGGCGACGAGGAGCGTCGGGGTGATTTGAAACGTCCCCTCATCTGTCTGAATGGTCATATTGACCCGTCGAGCGCGGTAGCGGTGTGGCTGAGAGTCCGTCACGCGTTCGAGGACACCGATCTCAACGAGGTGCTTGACGTCCTCGTAAACCGTCGTTTTGGAACTCGCAGACCGGCTTGCGAGTTCCTCGACAGTGGGGGTATCGAGTTCGAGTACCCGGCCGTATAGACGGGCCAATCGTTCGTTCTGGATCACGTCAGAGACAGCCAGCATCGTATCCAACGGGTGCGAACCCGAGACAGCAGATTTGGCCATGTATTTTAATTTCCGCGGAATACATAAATTTGTATCGGTGGGCTAAGTGGTGCTTCCAACCGTTGATTGAGGGGTTTGTTATACAGAATCGAAGAGAATGCCTGCGGCTTAGCCGCAGGATGAATCCGACACCTCGGAATCAATCCGCGTTCGACGGGCGAGAACAGAGTGATTCTGCCTCGTCCTACGATGGCGGCATGCCCGCCCCAAGCAATCAAACAGTAATCGGAACCAGTCAATAACCGGCGAACCCTCACAGGGTTCGGCCGGCGTTGACTGTTGTAAGTAGACGCAAAGTAACTCCGAGTCTGTTGACCCCCCCTCGACTCTCGCCAGGCACAAACAACCACGAGGGTCGAACGAGTTCGAGGATAGGAGTACCGGGGGCTTGGCACTCCCAACAGTCCAACCCGCGACAGACCGCGAGCATCCTCACGGATTCTCACTGTTTGGATGCTCGGTGGGACTGGAAACCTGAAATCTCCAACACTCAGGATTCCTCCGCATGAACGCGGAGGAGGATGTCAATCCTCAAACCGGAGAAGAGACTCATTATTTGATAGAACCGCCGTGTAAGAGGTAGAGGGTGCAGTCAGCAAGAGTCACGTCCTATTCTGATTTCTGTCTTTCTCACCGTATTCCGAAAGAGACCAGGCCATCGTAGCGGTGGGTCATGTACTGCGGTGCAGGGCGCTAAAACCTCGCGCTGAAGCGCGGGGATACAGCGCCCGTCTTCGTTTACTTTCACTGTGCATGGCGAAGGTTCACATCCCATCGCGTCATACCCAGGGATGTGCGCGGAAAACTGGCAGTTGACTCGGTGTTTGCCACGGCGAGAGCCGAAATCAAAACAGTGAGCCGACCGCGCCGACCGACACAAAACAACCAGATAACTCGCTACCCCACGCCGGGGACGAGTATCGGTAGCGTGGCACTGCCAGTGCCGTCGGTCACAAACCTTAGATTCCCAACCATCGGAATTGACCGGAGCAACATCGGAACCTCGGGAAGCGTCGCCCTTTAGAGCGGCGAGGATGTCACAGTCTGGCAGCTTTCACCGGTCGTGACCATGTTTGAACAGCGACTGGCCCTCATCAAAGCATGGCCCTCGCCTCACTGTCTCTTCGCGTCGGTCAAACTCAATCACTCCGGCAGCCTGTAACTCGGGCAGATGGACATGGTGGAGTTCATACACGAGCGTGACGTACTCCTCAGAGGAGAGCGCTTCCCCATCCTGAAGAATCGGCGTCGCATCTGTCGCCTCCTCTGCTGCTACAGCAGCCACCACTCGTTGCTGTTGCTTCCACAGCACAGTCCGGAAGTCCTCATGATCCGAAGTGGCCTGCCCACTCATCTCCAGTTGTCCCTCCAATCTTAAAGTTCTCGGACCCACACTCCGGGCACGTTTCCTGATACCGAATAACATTCGCACCGGACGTCCGTTTCCGGCCGATTCGAAACGTTCCACAGTCAGCACATACAATGCGATACGGAAGCATTGGTGCCGCCTATGCGTTCTCGGTGGGGTCAGCCTCGATACTGCCGTCACCGAACACTGTGACCTCGAACCCCTCGTAGCAGAATGAAATGCTATCAACGGTACCATGGCCGGTAAATGTCTCCGTAGCCAGTTCGTCAAGTGATCCTGTGTCAATAACAGACTGGAGTGGTGTCAGGTTCAGTGGATCTCGACCAAGAGCCGTTGAAACCACAGCAACGACCGCTAAACTTGCCGAATCGCGCGTACTGTTGTACGTAGCTCGGAAGTATTCGCCCTCCGCATCGAATTCAGTGGTGCTCAGTATAGTACTCAAGGACATTACTCCGGGGGAGGAGTCCCAACGGCCTAAGGAGTCAGGCTGACTGGTCAGCGTGCAGCTTTCCCCGACACATCGAACAGCTGCTCTAAGACGGTTTCCTCAGCCAACCGGAGGTGTTGATTGAAGGTTTGACGAGTGATCCCCAGCCTCTCGGCGAGTTCGTCACCGGTGCTCTTCCGAGGCGTCTCGAAATATCCTCCATAATATGCCGTCCGCAATGAAGTGAGCTGCCGTTCGGTAAGCACGTCTTCGACGATGTCGTAGAGGAGCCGCGGCGAGTACTGGAGTTCCTGTGACTCTAATCGGATATCCGGATACACCTTCCGGGCGGCCTGTACGGCCGTCCTCGATTCCACATCTCCTGGCACTTCAGCCGTGAGGAGCGGGCCTGCAGCACCGTTAGTCTGGAACAGGGATTTTACCTGCCCCCCCAACTCTGCAAAGACTAGCGATATGGTCGGCGCCTCGATGTGGACCTCAACCCGGCACTCACCGGCGCTCGACTGAAGCAGTTGGGTGTCTTCAACATCGTACAGTTGTCCGAACACGTCGATCAACTCCTTTGCCGAAATGCCCCTCCCGGTGATGTACTTGAGGGCCGACCCGTCTTGGAGTCGAACGACTTCGTCAACGTCGATGCGCATGTCACCATCAGCTACGTCGAGCAGCGGGGTGAATAACTGCTTGGAAGAGAGTTCGAGCACCCGGCGTTTATCGCTCGTCAGCTTGTCCTCGCGCTCTTTCAACTGGGTTGTATCCTCGAATCCCACGACGATATATTCAACTTCGCCGTCTTTACTCAAGACGGGTGCCGAATTGCTCGACAGCCAGCGTTCGGTTCCGCTCGGGAGGTCGATCCAGTGTTCGAAGCCGTAATCGGGTTCTTTCGTCTTCAGGACGCGAGTCACGGGGTGCTCGTCCTCACTGACAGGCGTGCCGTCGTCGTAATAGATCTTCCACTCCGGCTGGCGGTAGGTTCGAGAGGTAATCTCGTCACGCTCCAGTTCAAGCGTTTCTTCAGCCCGTTGATTCGCGAAGGAAATCTGCCCGGACGGCTCGACCACCACGATGCTGATCGGACTGGCTTCAAGGATTTTCTCGATAATCGTACGCTCGGCGTTGCTCAGCGTCGGCGTCGCGTGGATATTGGTCGCGTTTACCGACGATCCTTCATCTGGATGGGATCGCCACCAGACCCGGGCGTTAGCACCTGTTTTCTTAGTTTTCAACTCACCATTGCTCGCCAACTTCTCTAGACGTTTGTAGACGGTACGTCGAGCCGCGTCGAGCGAGTTTACCACCTCTGGAGTCGTGAGTGGCTCAGCGGGGTCGTCGCGTCGGTCGAAGACGGCCAGCGTTTCGGCATAGACATCCCCGGAAGAACCCGATGATGACATACACGTCTTAGGGCAAGGCACGCTATAGCGATTCCGTCGATAGAACTACGGAACTGATAATTTCATCCGGGTCGCTCCCTGTAGACGGTTGGCGATTTTCTTATGAGAGATACGCGCTCATTATTTAGCACCACCTGAGTGAGCTGCCGAAGTACTGTCAGGAATGCCGTGCTAAATCTAGAGGGTGAAGTTAGCACGTAGGCTCCGGCAGAAAGGGGATAGTCCCCGGCGTCAATCCAGTCTTGTTATCGTAGGTCAGCATGCTAGACCGGAGTTTCAGTCTAATGCTCGTTTTTTCTCGCCTGCAGATGGTGACGGTATCATACTTGGATCTGTCAACTCAGCTGGCAACTGTGAGCCCAGTGTAGTCAGCCTAACCAGATTCTGATGTGAGTCCAACGTGAGAACTCCTGTTTCCACCAACTTCGGGAGATGCACGTGGTGAAGTCTAATCCTCATCGCGTCGGGTTTCTCCTTAGCAGAGCCATTCTCCCGCTTGAGAAGGTGCTGTGCCACCTCCTCGAATTGCGCCACTTGCACGTCTTTGAGGTAACGGAGCAACTCACGCCTCTCGCCACAGGCCAGTGCAGCATAGATCTCATCCCATTCCGCGCGGTCAACGGTTACCATTATATGGAAGATCGATGCAGCCTCTACTAACCCTTTGCCTGTTATATAAGTCAGTATAAGTACCTCTGCAAGATGAAAACGCCTTCACGACGAATTCGATAACAGATTTTTTAAAACTTTGTTGGTCCCTCGTCGAAGGTTTTCTGAGGCGGTCTGCTGAGAAATGCCGAGTTTGCTCCCCACCTCATCGAGTGTTGTTCGACGAGGAACTTCGAAATATCCATCTCTGACAGCTTGAAAGACCGTCTCTTGTTGCGAGTCCGTCAATTCGAATCTTGGGAGGACTTCTCTGTCTGTCAACGTGGTCAATTGGTTCAATTTAATCGAGATATTATGCTGCTGGCAAAACTCATTAAAGCCAACAAATTTAGCATGGGAGTCGAACCGTATTCGAAAGAACCACTCCTCTTTTCCACGGGCTTCAAGAATAGTCGCGTTGGTTTCGGCAATTCCGTCAATAAGATCTTCCGCCTTGTCCTCCCAATCGATGCGGTACAGAGCGCTCCCATTTATTTGATCCAACTGCGTGAGGTCTATGACGTGCTTACTGGTGCGGAGCGAAGTCTCAAACTGATTAAGTTC from Haloplanus rubicundus encodes:
- a CDS encoding AAA family ATPase, coding for MSDYVDLSDQDAADLIDEGEDAGIYTLNRSSGGNATITGVSPQGTEPRVITDAFGELRQDTDVDFREISVVTDTINDALQDAGYDDFATLADASVDHIAGLTSTLTESRAENLLKEAATHVPVGLRLAKNAATYYGQRIDPDTERAAARVTDLSLVTDSVGEPLYRSEGWEPEDERGMYVSDIGRNAGSPVPTGLHILDDPDYPSVPKAATHPDAAYDALPVDDNGEVVPPAVPIDPRFQLPLDELIAKKLARGLVPIRVVGPRGSGKNYLLKYLCHKTNRGYQSIDVDRATEPEDLFGPLVPDGDVIVPRNGAVKQGLLNGDTIVINEFPVMQAGAAIALHQLLNEGTLLVKSHGELVEPHPSARMVITMNPPTREYRDSEPMNSATRGRFRSFEQPYIQDVEEEVDTLDRQVNNGEPVVDRPTLKKIVQFAHQTRENESWPTLSTRNLTILCEHIEDGVYPKAAVKGVLWGVAEPNQYPEDAYETLNDYL
- a CDS encoding helix-turn-helix domain-containing protein, with translation MSIVSEFTIDGDEFLLGEVLGRDPVAHIEMERVIPASRRIMPYVWVHGDELNQFETSLRTSKHVIDLTQLDQINGSALYRIDWEDKAEDLIDGIAETNATILEARGKEEWFFRIRFDSHAKFVGFNEFCQQHNISIKLNQLTTLTDREVLPRFELTDSQQETVFQAVRDGYFEVPRRTTLDEVGSKLGISQQTASENLRRGTNKVLKNLLSNSS
- a CDS encoding helix-turn-helix domain-containing protein, giving the protein MSSSGSSGDVYAETLAVFDRRDDPAEPLTTPEVVNSLDAARRTVYKRLEKLASNGELKTKKTGANARVWWRSHPDEGSSVNATNIHATPTLSNAERTIIEKILEASPISIVVVEPSGQISFANQRAEETLELERDEITSRTYRQPEWKIYYDDGTPVSEDEHPVTRVLKTKEPDYGFEHWIDLPSGTERWLSSNSAPVLSKDGEVEYIVVGFEDTTQLKEREDKLTSDKRRVLELSSKQLFTPLLDVADGDMRIDVDEVVRLQDGSALKYITGRGISAKELIDVFGQLYDVEDTQLLQSSAGECRVEVHIEAPTISLVFAELGGQVKSLFQTNGAAGPLLTAEVPGDVESRTAVQAARKVYPDIRLESQELQYSPRLLYDIVEDVLTERQLTSLRTAYYGGYFETPRKSTGDELAERLGITRQTFNQHLRLAEETVLEQLFDVSGKAAR
- a CDS encoding DUF7344 domain-containing protein yields the protein MVTVDRAEWDEIYAALACGERRELLRYLKDVQVAQFEEVAQHLLKRENGSAKEKPDAMRIRLHHVHLPKLVETGVLTLDSHQNLVRLTTLGSQLPAELTDPSMIPSPSAGEKKRALD
- a CDS encoding DUF7344 domain-containing protein, whose protein sequence is MSGQATSDHEDFRTVLWKQQQRVVAAVAAEEATDATPILQDGEALSSEEYVTLVYELHHVHLPELQAAGVIEFDRREETVRRGPCFDEGQSLFKHGHDR
- a CDS encoding HalOD1 output domain-containing protein, which encodes MSLSTILSTTEFDAEGEYFRATYNSTRDSASLAVVAVVSTALGRDPLNLTPLQSVIDTGSLDELATETFTGHGTVDSISFCYEGFEVTVFGDGSIEADPTENA
- a CDS encoding DUF7437 domain-containing protein; the protein is MAKSAVSGSHPLDTMLAVSDVIQNERLARLYGRVLELDTPTVEELASRSASSKTTVYEDVKHLVEIGVLERVTDSQPHRYRARRVNMTIQTDEGTFQITPTLLVALAQRDSNENIELYIDRHGISGLATAIEYARAYAESEMTARIMAREQEIPVLEAETILQELQEIIVDVEDDISTDLDIEALDADVDEQIDE
- a CDS encoding NADPH-dependent FMN reductase → MTNRSTPHVVAICGSLRDESRTRIATNVSLIAAEEAGATTEFVDLRSYDLPSLNAVNTAIPDAEALQKTISEADSVLLGTPNYHGSYSGTLKNALDYCGRDEFEGKTVGLLEVAAGEFPGSALTHLRTVSRTLRAWTLPTEVAIPNSHALITDDGISDSDVAERTRRLGQELVVYAGVSTHPKPNQQSVVHTTDCEADD